A stretch of DNA from Oryzomicrobium terrae:
GCGCTGACAAATTCACAGGGTACCCCAGGCCACATCGGTAAACTTAAAGTTTGCCGTGCCCAGGATTCGCTGATGGGGAAACTGCCCGCACCCCAGCCCAGGTCGCGATAAGCCCCCTGAAGGTGCGGAGGGGTTGGATAGTGAACCAATGTTTCCACACCGTTACGCTTCAAGTGGGCTTGGAGAGTGTCGCGCTGCGGGGTACGGATGGTAAACAGATGCCATACGGGTGATGCCCACGCTGGCGTAGTTGGCAGGATCAGCCCGGGCAGCCCGGCGAGAGCCGCTAAGTAGTGGTTGGCTGCCACTTGGCGGGCTTGATTGTCAGTGTCCAACAGGGGGAGCTTGCAGCGTAGAAAGGCAGCCTGTAATTCGTCTAGGCGCGAGTTCCAGCCCTGTTTTTCATGCTGATACTTGGCGACTGCGCCGTAATTGCGTAGTTGGCGAAGGCCATGAATCAACTGAGGATCATTGCTAACAATTGCGCCTCCGTCACCCAATGCGCCAAGATTCTTGCCTGGATAAAAACTGAAGGCAGCAGCATCCCCCAGGCTTCCGATCCGGGATCCGTTCACGCGAGCGCCGTGGGCCTGGGCCGCATCCTCGATCAGACGGATGTGCCGCCCGCCGATCACTTGACGAATTGCGACAATGTCTGCGGGTTGTCCATGCAAGTGAACCGCAATGACCGCTCGCGTTTTGCTTGTGATGGCCGCTGCTACGCGTGTGGGGTCGATGTTTCCCGTGAGCGGGTCAGGCTCGACGGGTACCGGTCGGGCGCCGCTGTAGGTCACCGCCAACCAGGTGGCGATAAAGGTATGGGCGGGAACGATCACTTCGTCTCCTGCGCCGATACCGTATCCCCTCAGGATCAGATGCAGTGCGTCCAGTCCATTGCCCACCCCCAGGCAATGCTTCGCTTCACAATAGGCAGCAAATTCCTGTTCGAAGGCTTCAACTTCCGGTCCTAGAACAAACCAATTGGAATCGAGTACCCGCATGGCGGCCGCATCCAATTGGTGGCGTAAGGGGCGATGGATTGCTGCAAGATCAAGAAATGGAACTACGCTGCTCATCGCAGGCCTTTCGCCAACTGGAGAGCCGCTGCGGAGAAGTCGTTGTAATTGCGGAAATAGTCAGCCTCATCATAGATATCCGAGGCCAAAACCATGCATACGGAGCCTGACGAAAAATTATCGATCTCCCGCCACATCATCGGGGCGATATAGAGCCCGTAGTAGGATCGGTTGAGGTGATGGCGTCGTTTGTGGGTGCCGTCATCCAGAACGATGTCAAAGCTGCCGGACATAGCAATCACTACCTGGTGCAGGTTGCGGTGTGCATGCCCACCGCGTTGAGCACCACCTGGAACGTCATACAGGTAATAAACCCGCTTGATGTCGAAGGGGATGTGATGACCGCCCTCAACAAAAGTAAGGTTGCCGCGAGGGTCGTGGATGATCGGAAATTCAATGATTTCGCATTGTTCAATACCCATGGCCGCTCCATCGATTAGGGGGGATTTACCCATAGCTGCGACGGTGTGTCAGGGCTAGGGTTTTCAGTACGGGGTGGATGATATAGAACGTGGTGCCCTCCTCTGGTTGTTTTTCTCCGGTGGGTAGGGCAAGGGTGTCAACGTAACGACTCAGGGCTTTGATCAGTACAGCGGCCCGCAGTGTGTTGTCGTAGACGTAGTCCACGTCGCAGCCTGGTGGAGGGGGCGGATATTGGACTCGCTCTAGCAACTGGCCCGTATCGAGCCCCGCATCCAGGCGCATTAGGGAGGCACCTGGGGGCTCGCCCATGAGTAGGGAGTAGTAGACCGTGGTGCTGCCGCGGTAATCCGGCAGCCAACCGCCATGTACATGGAGCACTGGCGCCAAGTCGAGAATTGATTGTGGAACCAGCTGTCCCGGGTAACCCGAAAACACGATACCTGCTATCGGTTTTTGGTTCTCCAGCGTTGCATGCAGGGGAAGTGAGGCAATGTCCGGGCTGTCTACGCTATGCCATGCCCAACCATTGTTGAGCAATGCTTGCTCCAGGGAAATTCTGGCATCCGGCCATGCGTTGCCGAGAATGGGATTTCCCACGCCGAGTGCTGTTTCGGGAACGGGCTGGGCGTCTGTGTCGGTTCCATAGACGACAACTTCCGCAGGCCGTAGGCCGGCTGATCCGAGTGCCTGTACGTAGACGCTGCTCCTGGCTGTTCGGGCCAGGAGTAAGGTGATATGTGGCAGGAGCGTCATTGGTACTCTGTTTTGCTGCGGAGTTCGGCTTCAAGGGTGGCAACGCACTCGGCTTCGTCGTGGATACGCTGGGTGAGTGTGAGGTGTTGTTCTGTTGTCATGTCTTCCGCATAGGCACAAAGCAGATCCAGAACCTTGAGCAAGGCGTTTAGATAGGTGAGTCGTCGTTGGCAGCGCCATGCACGGGTGAGGAGCAAGGCAAAAGCCAGATACCGATCCAAGTTGCGATAGTCGCTACTTCGTACCCCGCGTCCATGTGGGTCGAGATAAGCGTAAAGACGGTGACCCGCCTCAAAGCGTTGGACAAGATTGTCGATTGCGGGCCAGAGGGGGGTGAGGGTAGGTGAGGTCGTTGCAAGTAACTGACAGCAGTTATCGATCACCTCGTCAGTACTCTGCCAGTCAGGTTCCGGGGATGGGGCCGGAGGGTCGATTGCGGGCGAGAGCGTGCCACGGCAAGAGGATGTAAGGGCTTTACGCCGACTTTCCCGCCACAAAACCAAATATGAGTCGTCCGAAACTGCAAGGTAATCGTAGCGAGGGCGATCATCGAGCGGATTGCCGCATGAAAAGGGATAACCGTTCACCAAAGGTCGTTTCCGGAAAGAGCTTGCATGATTTGTTCGGCGTGAAGCTCCGGTGGCTCATGGGTACGCCCGGTGTCAAAGATGAAATCCGGCGTTGATGGGGGGGGGAAGGGAATGTGCACGCCTACCACATTTGCCATGCGTCCTTCTGCTGCCGCTTGGTAGAGCCCTTTCGTATCCCGTGTCCGTAAAACGGCCTGTGAGGGGTTTAGGAATACTTCCCTATAGCTGGAGTAGCGCGTGCGATTAGCCAACAGAATGTCGGGAAATATTGCCAGTATGCTGCATACAACATTGATTTTTTGGGCGTCGAGCCAGGCGCAGATGGCGGCGATACGTTCGGCATTGCGCCTCCGTCCGTCCAGGGAATAGGCATTGGGATCGCCAGCGTCGTTGCAGAAGGCGCGGATTATGTCGCCATCGACATGGACGACGCCCTTGCCTTCCTGGCGTAGACGAGTGCAGAGGGCTGCTCCGAGGGTGCTTTTCCCCGAACCGGAGAGACCTACCAGCCAGATAACCATTCAGATTTCCGATAGATGCAATGATTTTGTGATGTGCTCGATATTTTGCAGGATGTCGGCAACGACTTTCGAGGAAAAGCCGTAGTACGGAGCAAAGAAGATTTTACGTAGTTGGGCCCTGATGCGGCGCTGCTCTTCCCAAAGGGTGGCATTGTGTAAAGTTCTACGAATGATTTGGGTATCTGGGGTGCTGACATGGGGCAACACGGCGCGCAACTCCGCATCGGCCGAAGCCGTCCCGACAAGAGGATCGTTAACAGCTCCCGGCAGATCGAGGAGAAGGATGCTTTTATCGACGTAAATACCGCCAAACATGGGGCCGCCGTAATCACAAAGCAGGTAGTCGGCAGCTACGTAGCACATCACATTGTCGATTGGGGTGTCGATTACGGCAGTGAATGGCAATTGGCGGAGAAAGGCGGCAGCCCCCGGATCCGATTCGTCGAGCAGGGGGTGCAGCTTGACGACGACGTTGTATTCATCGGTTAGTGCGGAGATCGCTTGCCCGTACTGACGTATCGACGCTAGTTCTCCCCAAGTCGGGAGCCAGACGATGGTTTGTCGATCGGGGATGCAGGCGAATTCACGCAGGACAGTGGCTTTGTCGAATTCCCCATTGAAAAACCCATCAAAGCGGGGGTATCCCACTTCCAGCTTGAGGGTGTTTTCGCAGTAGGCGAGGCGTTCGGCTTGGAAGGGGCCGAAGCAGAGGATGAGGTCGTACAGCTTGTTCCAGTCGGCGAAATTCCACTGGGCTTTGCCCAAGGCGTACATCATCCGGATATTGTAGTCGCCCAGCTCCTGCAGGATATTCGGATCACCGGCAGAAAAAGGGTGGTTGGACACGAGGTGGCTGAAGTGGCGCCCCTGTTGTCGTGCTACCTCCACCGGAATGGCGTCAATTCCGTGCGCCTGATAGAAACGACAGAGTGATTGCGGATCTTCGTGGACGTTGCCGACGATTACGGTGTAAGTGCCGCTGCCCAACTGCTTCCAGATGCGGTGATAGTGGTTGTATAGATCAGCGCTGTGCACCATGAAGCCCACGCTGGCAAGCTTGCCGGAAACCCGGTGGGTTGGTGCCGATGGTGAGGTTGTACGGGGAGACGTGCCAGTACACAATTGCTGCCAGGCTACGGGCGTTAAGCGGGAGAGGATTCGCGGGGCTAGGGTTGTCATCTCCGCCGGTGGCGGTGATGGCGTGGCTTCTACTTGCTCACGCTCAAGCTCTGCACATTTCTGCTCCAATACTGCGATTCTGGCTTCGTATTCCTGGTTTAGCTGAGCTAGGGGGGAGTTGCTGCGAAGGTCTTTTAGCAGGCGTGCCCAGACGATTGGAGAAAGACATGTGTGCCGTTCCAAAATGTCGCGGATGGCGAATATGGCATCTGGGTCGGCAGAGTCTAGGTGCAGGATTTGCCCGTACAGTTCGAGGGCCCGATCCAGGTTGGCTTGTGCATGATGTATGGGGGCGAGCAGCCGCAGCGTGGCGATATCGCATGCGTTTTGCTGGCTTGCTTTGATCAGCGCAGTTTCAAGCAAATCCTGAGCCGCTACGGTGTCCCCTTGGTCTAAGGCATAGTGGCCAAGATCACGGTAGGCTGCCCAGCAATCAGAGTCGCTTTCCGCGAGTCGAAGCAACGCTTCAATCCCTGCCTGGACGTTTCCGGCGGCGAGCTGCGCCTTGGCTTCTTGGTAGCATTTTTCGTCGTTGGCAGACATGCGAGGGGCGCTTCAGGTTAGGTTGGTGTTATTCAAAAAATGACATCATCCCAGTGACGGGCTTAGGCATGGATGGGCAGTGTCAAAGTCGGGTCCCCGTCGTAGAGAGCCAGGTCCTGAGCCGAATCGACCTCGCCCCAAGGCATCTCATTCCGTGCGAGGGCGATGGGGGCGCCGCAGGCGAGAAGCCTCGAGAGCAAGCTAGTCATGTCCAGCTTCTTGGCTGTTTCCATCGGAAGCCCCTCCAACAAGGTTTCCACTTGTGCCCAGCCGTGGGGGGTGAAGTGCAGCAGCCCCATGTACTGTCCGGCGACCTCTTCCGAAGTGCTAGGACGTTGGCCAATCTCAAGAAGAATGTTTCGGGTGCTATCGAAGCGGAAGGTTTCGGCGTCCTCTAGAGGATCGCTGAAGCGTCGGCACCATAACTCCAACCAAGCCGGGTCATAGGCGATTCCGATGTCGGCTCGGCTCGCTATCAAAGCTCGCACTGGCTGGGAGCTGTAAAAGATATCCGAGTAGCTGACGATGCAGGGTGAGGTTCGCAGCCATTGGCTGGCCTGCGTCAGGGAGTGGAGCATATTGGTGTGCTGCCAGTCCGGATTATGGAAAATTGGCAAACCGTAGCTTGTCAAGCGTTCGGCCCGGTAGCCGCTGACCAGCCCGATTTCTTCAATACCTGCATCCCGCAGGGCTTCCAGTTGCCAATCGATCAAGGGGCGACCTTTGAGGCGGACGAGTCCCTTGGGAGTTTCGTTGGTGAGGTTACCCATTCGACTGCCTCGGCCGGCAGCAAGAATGATTGCTTTCATAGTCGGTTTTGAATCAGTAGTTTTGTTGCCCGTGCCAAGTCATCTGGGGCAAAGGGCGCTTGTCGCTCGGGGTGCCACATCCAGCCTTCCCAAGGCAAGTCGAGGTGGCCTATGGCTTCGATTGTGCCATCAGGCGCTCGGGCCAGGATGCGGTAGGTGTCCGGTGCTGTCGCGAGCCCCCAAGCATGGTAGCTGTTCACTATTTGGGTAATTTCGCCACGGATTGGGTGGTGGTGGGCGACGTGTCCTGCCACCTTAATAAGAGGAGCTCCGGCGTTGGTTGCCATCATCTGCATGCCGCGGCAGATGCCAAGGAGGGGAAGGGAATGTTCTTGGGCGTATTTGAGTAGTCCCTGCTCTGTATGGTCACGGTCAGGTACTGCACCAAGGTCGTTGCCGCCGGAAAGAACGATGGCATCCGGGCGCAGGTGGGCGAGCCAGGCTGGCAGCGCCTCCGGATAGTTAGGAACCGGGATGCCTAGGCCGCCGATGGCTTCAATGAACTGCACAAGGCGCCGATCGAGGGCGTCGCGGATTTCCTGGCGTTCAGGATAGTGGTCGCAGCGCTGGCTGACGGCAACCAATTTCATGGCAGCACGACGACACGCCGGGAGGCGCAGTCAAGAACTAATTGTCGAGCTTGGCTCCACTGAGCGAACAAGCGCTCTCCTGCACCGATAACGGCAGGCAGCCCCATTTCACCGGCCCGTATGGCCATGTGGGAATTAACACCGCCGTAGGCCGTAATCAGTCCGGCGATATCGTGCGAGAAGAGCCAATCAAAACCGGGATCGGCACTGGGAATGGCGACGATGGCACCACGCAGTGCCGTGCTATTTTCCGGGGTGACGACCGGCGCAGTCACCGATTTTTGTGTGATGAAGTTCGGCTCGGTCTCCGGCAAGTGAAAGCTCCATACATCCTGCGGGGAGGTAATCAGGGGAGGGAGCCATAAGCGGCGCGTTTTTTCGTAGCGGGTACGTCCTTGGGCGATACTGTGTGCGAGCAATTCCCGTGCGTCGCCGCAGCCAGTGTGCAACTCACTAAAGACGGCAGCATCGGCAAACGACATGTCCTCGACCGAGAAGCCAAGTTCAGTCCCGAGTCCACGCATCAAGGCCATGGCATCGCTCAGGTTGCGGGTGAACACGAACTTGGCGTACTCGCGCAGTTCGATACCCGCCTGAAGGAAATCGAATAGTCCGACCACATCGATTTCCAGGCCGTGGTCCTCCAGTAAGCGGTCAATACGGCGGATTTGATCTAGCTGAAGAGAAAAGGGGCGACGTTCTCCCGAAGGGGGCTGCGCGTCATGTCGCCAAGAGAAATAATCATCCGGGGCTTCATCGTAGCGCGCCGAGAGAATATCGTAGGTGCCTGGACGCAGATGGCCATATTTTGCGAGGAAAGTGGTTCGCTCGAGGTTGGTGGTGTCCCGAGCTAATTGTCCGCTGACCGTATTTAGGCTGCTCATGAAGCCGTCGTAATCATCCTGGGAAAACACGCCGGTGCTGACCAGTGATTTGAGCATCTGCACAGCGATGAACCCTGCCCGTGCCAACCCAGCGAAGGGAAGGGTGCCGTACCGTTTGCAGTCTTCGAGAAGCCAGTAAATCCTGGTAATGGAAGGAACATCTGCAGCAAGAATTTTCTCTCGTCTCTGGGTCAAGGTTGCCAGTTTGTGCTGATCGGTACGCCACAGGCCCGTGGTGGGATGGATGATCTGGTTGGTTAGTCGGCGCAGACTATTGGTCAGGGTTTCCTGTTCTTGGGCAGAAAAACCGTGCTCACTGAGTTTGGACAAGCGCTGGGGCAGGTCAAGGGTATAGCAAGAAAAGACAATTTCGAACTCGACCTTGTCATGGAGCGTTGGTGCAGCCAGCAGTCGATCCATGTAGTAATCAACTAGGCGATCGGCTAGGCCACCTTCAATATCGCGTGGTATGAAGGAATTGAAACTGACTCGGACATCGATATAAGGCTGTCCGTGCAGATGCACCATTAGCGGGAAACTGCGCAGATTCTTGTAGCCGTAGTTGTGGCGCTGATAAGCCCAAGTCGCATCAGTGATCAACGTACGGTAAAGGGAGAGCGCTAGCGGGCGAGGGCGGGTGCCGATGATCTCAGCTGGATTCCAGTCGGGCATTACGCCAAAGACGTTAGAGCGGCCGTGCAGGAAGGGGTGAGGCTTTAATCCCTGAGCGACTTTGGTTTCGATCAGGGCTAAATCATGAAAATGGATATCTGCTGAAACTGGTGAGGTGGACAGTACGAGAGGCCTGACCTGCAGCAAATATAAGCATTCCCTTTCATCGTTTTGTGTTACTGCGAATTCAATATCAAGAGGTTGGCCGGAGAAATAACCTTCCAACTCGTCAAGTAAGGCCAATATCGGCGCCATCTTGGTTGGCGGTTGGACTTTTGTCCCTTGTGCGTGGACGAAAGTGATACCACTGCTGCCACCTGTAATGGCTGCAGTATCACTGCCTTCAACGTAATTGACGATTCGGTAGGGGGCTCCGCTCTGAGGGTCGCAGGTAAAAGCGACGCCGGTACGTATCACCCTGCTGAGCATCGGTTGAACTAGAACCTCGTCATTAGCACTTTCTGCGGTACCGTAAGAGGCCAGCACATCATCTATAGCCTGTTGCAAGGTCTTGGGTTCGAGAACATCGCGAATACTTATAAAACGACCCGCGTTGGACGCAGTCCTCTGATCTTCTTGGAGGGAACTGGATCGGACAATCAGGGGGATATTGCCGAATATTTCGCTGAGGTGCTTCTGAATAACTGCCCGATTATTCTTCCAGTCATTTGCTGTAAAGAAGCTAATGGGGGCGATTTTTGCTATTTTCAGCACTCCTTCGAGTGCTGCTAGTGTTCTAGCTTTTGTACTTAACGGAATTGCCATTCAAGTCACTTGTTAGATTGTTGATCGCCACATCATAAGCAATATCTAATCATTTTCTCTTATGGCGGGAACGGAGGCTAAGATATAAATCTCACCTGCAATATCGGGATAGCGTTCGCCAAGCTGCATGAAGGCTTCCAGCATCTCTGGTGTCCAATGTTGTTCAATTTGTCGGTTGGACACTGGCTTCATCCAGTAACCACCAAATACTTCAATGTTGAGTCCTGCCTGGTAGAAAGCGCTGCGGAAGGTTTCCGGAGTAAAAACCCGGCGATGGCCATGGTGGTGATCCATCTCGTTTAGGGCGTCTTCCTGGGGTAGAAGGCCCATGATTACTGCTGCCTGACGGTGTATGGAACGGGCATTGGGGACGGCAGCAAAGAGGCGACCGCTATCTGGCTTTAACCATTGCTTGGCCCGGGTCAGAATATCAACTGGATTCTGAACATGTTCAAGCACATGCCCTAAGATGATGTTGTCGTATTGCTCTGCAGGGGAAAAGTCCTCAAACAAGGAGTGCACAACTTGTGCTTGAGGAAAACGTTTCCGCAGATCGTCACAAAATAGGCGCGAACCTTCAACCAGGGTGAGGCTTTGGCCGGTAGTAGCGAGGAGCTCGGTCATCACACCTTCGGCTGGCCCCATCTCAAGAAGGGAGGATCCCGTCAGGTAACGCTGGGCGATGTGAAAAGAATGCTTGATGGTCGCCGCATTGGCGCCAGCGGCATATAGCGAAACGTTTGAAATGCGTTCCAGATGGTCTTGCTCGTCGTGGGGCACTTGGAGTTCCTCGAGGAAATTTTGATATTTGACGCTATTTATTGGTGAGAGATGAATTCCAGCATCAACCCGTTTCTGAACATGACGAAGCTGATATTGCGCCCACCGAAGGCGATGGCCGAAACCGGCGCCACGGTTATGCGAGCTCGCTGGTTGCGTGCCCAGGCTAACGCTTCCTGCAGGTCTCCAACCTGATAAGCAAAGTGATACATCTTGATTCCCGCATTGAGCCAGGGGGTTAGGGTAGTTGCCCCAGGGAGATTTTCCAGTAGCTCGATGCGTGGGCCGGGCCCCGTGAGAAAACAACCGGCCACGCCCTGAATGGTGTCGGCAAATGTTTCACCTTCTTGACGGTAGCCGAGTAGGGTAAAAAGACCTCGTTCCTTTGCCAAAGATGTGGTCGCGTAGCCGATGTGGTGAAATTCGAAGTCGGTCGGCAACTCAGGCACCGACGAGGTTTCAAGCACGTTGTAGCCTCCGGGCGGTCATCTGAGCTAATTTCTCCAGTTGGGGGGCGATGTACTCCCAAGATGAGAGGTCTGTCTGGTGTTCTACGGCGTCGACACGGCGGTCGCCAAGGTTGAAATGGCCAGGCAGGAGTCGGCGAGCGGTAATGCCGCACGAGTCATGGAAAGACACCACCTTAATGTTGTCCGCCATCGTCCGGCAGAACACGCGCTCCAGTTTTAGCTGTTCAAAGGCGCACCGGTAGATCAACCAGGCACTCTCAACCGCAGCCAAGGAGGTGGGCTTGAGAATCCAGCGCCCCCATTCGCCACAGGCAGCGTTGGAGTCAATGTCGTAGATAGAAATCAGCCCTTCCGCCGCGCCTGTTACGCGGCTCTCCACCACGAAGTAATAGTCGCCGGGGCGGGTGTAGTAACGCTTCAGCCAGGCCAATTGATCATCCAGACTTGGCGAGGTGGCGTGCAGGTAACGGTTTAACGCTGAATTGTTGCGCAACTCCAGCACCAGTAGCGCATCTTCGTCTGTAATCGGGCGCAGTCGGAAGGCAGGCCCAGACAGGGAAATGTCATGCCGCATGCCGGGCCAGTGCTCTGTCTACAATGTGGCTCACGCTATCGAGACCGGGGAGTTCCTCTTCTGAGAATTGCAGGCCAAGTTCGTCCTCCACGGCAAAGATGACCTCGATGTGCTTGAGAGAATCCCACTGGGGGGTGTTTTTGCGCGTGCTGTTGGGATGTACAGGGCACTTTAGCACTGTAGAAAGTACCGTCAGCACGACGGCTTCAATCTGCTGGCTATCCATATTCGGTAGGGATTCCTTGCTTATGCTTGGGTTAGAGTGACCCCCGCAGCGGGGATGAAGTCGATCAAGCGCTGCGCTGGGATGAGGTGGTGGCCGGGGTCGGGGGGGGCCTTCAACTCGAGCAGTTGCGCCAACCAGTTCAGGGCTGGCTGATTGCGGGGACCATGCTCGACCCGAAATATGACTTCCTGGCAACCTACGAAAATTGGCATGCCTCGCAGTGCGGGAAGAATGATGCTGTCTTCCAGATTACGGCCCATGGCCCGGCAACTAACGCAGAGTTCTTCCACCACCAGTTGTGCGCCCCGGCGCTCAGCGACAATTACTGCAATGACACCGCTGTCCGACAGGCGGTCAGTGAGTTGGACACTGGTCACGCAGGCATTGCTCCCTCCCAGCCGCTGGGCCAGATCAGACTGGTTCAAGCGGCGCAGGGCGAGATTAAACTGATTGGTTTTGTGGCATAGATCCGCCAGCCGGGTCAGCTGTTCCACAGGGTCGTGCCGGTAGAGCAGAGTAACCTGGAGGCTCCGAAAATATTCTGCAGGGTCGGTAATGCTCTTGGCCAGTGCTTCTCGTTCGGCACCTGCCTGTAGGTCGGCAATGCGTTTGGTATCGTCGCTTTCCACCTTCCAGCGCCACAGGCCCGGGTAGAAATGAATTGCTTGGAGAGTCTGGTTGGCCTCCGGGGGCGCATAGACCGTATGTGTCTGAGGATGTTGGCGGGTGACGCTGGCCAGTTCCCCCGGATTGTCATCTACGAACAGCACAGCGTCAGGTGCGATGCGCAGGGTCTGGGTGATGCGGGTGATTGCTGCGGCTTTGTCGCCCCAGGAAACCTCAATAGCGGAAAAGTCATCCCATCGCAGCGGGTAGTCCGGGCGTTGGGCGAAGAGTGCTTCCACGTCGGGACGCTCGTTTCGGGAAACCAGGGCAATGAAAATCCCCCGTTTTTGCAAGGACTTGATGTAGCGCTGCAGTGCGGCATGGCCAGGCGTCAGTTGTACTCCGTCGATGCCATCTTCACCGAGGACCCCCGCGTGCAGGGTATTGTCCAGGTCCAGAGCCACGGCCTTGATTGGCGGCCGCAGGGCTCCAGGTAGCCAGTGACAGGCTAGTTTTCTGGCCAGGATTACTTGGGCAGCGTTGCTGAGAGGCGAGCCAGTTAGGCCAGAAGAGCGCTTATCCAGCAATGGCACCTTGGCGTCGGAGCAGGCGGCAGCCAAGTCTGCAAAATAAACGGCGGGAATACTGTCAGACAGGGTCTGAAGTACTGCCCCGTTTTTTGGGTCTGCACACCAGGTAGCAAGCAGGATGGGGGCTGTGGTGGCGGCACGCAGGACCCGAATCCTCCCCTCGAGCCAAGTGCACCAGTCGGCGAAAGGTAGGGTGATGCGGCTGCTATCTAGCCATAGCAGTTCAGCATCCGCAGGCCTATGCTCTGTAAAAGTCAATATATCATCATAGTCGCTAATACGAAATTCCGCCCGACCACCGCCAAAGGAAAAATAGGGTGCTGCAAGCGGGACCAAGGATTCAAAACCATGGTTACGCCAAACATTGACCGTTACCAGTGGGGCGTCAGTGCCAATCTCTGGTTGACCCAGAAGAGTGAGACGAGACGGCCGGGAGGCGAACAAGGCTGCTTGGGACTCGAATCGCTGAATGGTATTCATGGCGGAGGTATGAGTAATGCCGGGGGCTTGATTCGTTTTGTGATTACCGAGCGAGAAAGTTTGCGATAGCGGATGTTGCCAAAGCGGTGGGGACGGTGAAATCAGACTGGTACTCGTAGCCCCGCAAGGCGAAGTTTTTCAGCAAGTCGCCAACGACATAGGCTAATTCCTGTCGGTTGATTTTGGCCAGGTTGTTGAAGTAGTTGTAATTGATATGGGGATGGTAAACGGTGAAGAGCAGGATTTTGGCCCCGGGTGGTGCAAAGACCATGTTTGCCATGCCAGCTCCGGTCCCGCCCGCAATCATTTCGGCCGTGGAGAATGTCCGGATTTGCTCGGCAAAGCTCATTTTTTCCGGATAAACCAATTCGAACCCGTGTGCGCAGAAAATCGTTTCTATTTCCTCCTCGTTGAGAAAACGCCGGTACTTGGTCTGATTCTTTCGGGAAATCCAAAGGCGGCGCTGCTTGCTTTCGGTTGCGGCAAATTGTTCCAGTAGTTT
This window harbors:
- a CDS encoding PEP/pyruvate-binding domain-containing protein, which gives rise to MAIPLSTKARTLAALEGVLKIAKIAPISFFTANDWKNNRAVIQKHLSEIFGNIPLIVRSSSLQEDQRTASNAGRFISIRDVLEPKTLQQAIDDVLASYGTAESANDEVLVQPMLSRVIRTGVAFTCDPQSGAPYRIVNYVEGSDTAAITGGSSGITFVHAQGTKVQPPTKMAPILALLDELEGYFSGQPLDIEFAVTQNDERECLYLLQVRPLVLSTSPVSADIHFHDLALIETKVAQGLKPHPFLHGRSNVFGVMPDWNPAEIIGTRPRPLALSLYRTLITDATWAYQRHNYGYKNLRSFPLMVHLHGQPYIDVRVSFNSFIPRDIEGGLADRLVDYYMDRLLAAPTLHDKVEFEIVFSCYTLDLPQRLSKLSEHGFSAQEQETLTNSLRRLTNQIIHPTTGLWRTDQHKLATLTQRREKILAADVPSITRIYWLLEDCKRYGTLPFAGLARAGFIAVQMLKSLVSTGVFSQDDYDGFMSSLNTVSGQLARDTTNLERTTFLAKYGHLRPGTYDILSARYDEAPDDYFSWRHDAQPPSGERRPFSLQLDQIRRIDRLLEDHGLEIDVVGLFDFLQAGIELREYAKFVFTRNLSDAMALMRGLGTELGFSVEDMSFADAAVFSELHTGCGDARELLAHSIAQGRTRYEKTRRLWLPPLITSPQDVWSFHLPETEPNFITQKSVTAPVVTPENSTALRGAIVAIPSADPGFDWLFSHDIAGLITAYGGVNSHMAIRAGEMGLPAVIGAGERLFAQWSQARQLVLDCASRRVVVLP
- a CDS encoding class I SAM-dependent methyltransferase, whose amino-acid sequence is MPHDEQDHLERISNVSLYAAGANAATIKHSFHIAQRYLTGSSLLEMGPAEGVMTELLATTGQSLTLVEGSRLFCDDLRKRFPQAQVVHSLFEDFSPAEQYDNIILGHVLEHVQNPVDILTRAKQWLKPDSGRLFAAVPNARSIHRQAAVIMGLLPQEDALNEMDHHHGHRRVFTPETFRSAFYQAGLNIEVFGGYWMKPVSNRQIEQHWTPEMLEAFMQLGERYPDIAGEIYILASVPAIREND
- a CDS encoding VOC family protein, whose product is MLETSSVPELPTDFEFHHIGYATTSLAKERGLFTLLGYRQEGETFADTIQGVAGCFLTGPGPRIELLENLPGATTLTPWLNAGIKMYHFAYQVGDLQEALAWARNQRARITVAPVSAIAFGGRNISFVMFRNGLMLEFISHQ
- a CDS encoding GNAT family N-acetyltransferase; amino-acid sequence: MRHDISLSGPAFRLRPITDEDALLVLELRNNSALNRYLHATSPSLDDQLAWLKRYYTRPGDYYFVVESRVTGAAEGLISIYDIDSNAACGEWGRWILKPTSLAAVESAWLIYRCAFEQLKLERVFCRTMADNIKVVSFHDSCGITARRLLPGHFNLGDRRVDAVEHQTDLSSWEYIAPQLEKLAQMTARRLQRA
- a CDS encoding acyl carrier protein, with the protein product MDSQQIEAVVLTVLSTVLKCPVHPNSTRKNTPQWDSLKHIEVIFAVEDELGLQFSEEELPGLDSVSHIVDRALARHAA
- a CDS encoding HAD-IIIC family phosphatase, with translation MNTIQRFESQAALFASRPSRLTLLGQPEIGTDAPLVTVNVWRNHGFESLVPLAAPYFSFGGGRAEFRISDYDDILTFTEHRPADAELLWLDSSRITLPFADWCTWLEGRIRVLRAATTAPILLATWCADPKNGAVLQTLSDSIPAVYFADLAAACSDAKVPLLDKRSSGLTGSPLSNAAQVILARKLACHWLPGALRPPIKAVALDLDNTLHAGVLGEDGIDGVQLTPGHAALQRYIKSLQKRGIFIALVSRNERPDVEALFAQRPDYPLRWDDFSAIEVSWGDKAAAITRITQTLRIAPDAVLFVDDNPGELASVTRQHPQTHTVYAPPEANQTLQAIHFYPGLWRWKVESDDTKRIADLQAGAEREALAKSITDPAEYFRSLQVTLLYRHDPVEQLTRLADLCHKTNQFNLALRRLNQSDLAQRLGGSNACVTSVQLTDRLSDSGVIAVIVAERRGAQLVVEELCVSCRAMGRNLEDSIILPALRGMPIFVGCQEVIFRVEHGPRNQPALNWLAQLLELKAPPDPGHHLIPAQRLIDFIPAAGVTLTQA